The Erythrobacter sp. SDW2 region GACAGTGAGGACCAGGTCTTCGAACCCGGGCAGAGCGCGTTCATAGCTGACCTTCCCCCCCAACTTGCGCGACTGGTTGGCCGACTGGTCGAACAGCCTGCCACTGGGGTCAATCGCGGGATCCTGGAACACGCCGAAAACACCGCCTCCGAACACGTCGTCGGTGCGGCTGTAGAAGCCTTGCAGGACAAAGGTTCCCCCACCAAGGTCTTCGTCGATGAGCGAGGCCGAGACCAGTTCGGCGGTGTTCGAAGGAGGCGCGCCCGGGGTTTCCCCGCGAATGCTTGAAGCGGGCACGCCAGTCGCGCGATTGCCCGGGACCAGGATGTAATTGGCATTGCCTTCCAGCTCGAACCGGTTGGCCACAAGTTCCAGCCGGGCCCCGCCAGGCAACTCATAGCCCAGGCGCGCGAAGACAGACCAGCTGTCACTGTCCTGGATTTCGCCTTGAGTTCCGTCGACACCGATCCGGCTGCCCGTGCCATCGAAGAAAGCACCTCGCCGCTCGACCGTGGCTCCGAAACTGGCGTCAAAGGGGCCCGAGCGATAGCCGAGCAGAGCGCCCGCCTTGGCGCCGATACCCTCACCGGCGAAGCCGTCCGGTAACGTCGTTTGCAGCAATGTTCGCACTGTAGCGCCGTCATTCTTGGGAGCGCCGACGGTCACCTGGTTCACCACACCACCTGTCGCGCCGATCCCCTGCAAAGCATTGGAGCCGTAGATCACTTCGACCCGGTCGATGAAGAAAGGATCGATGGTATAGCCGTCCCTGGAACCGTCGCGAACGGGGGTCGACTGCGGGATGCCGTTGATCGCGTAGAGCGGCGAGCGACCACGAAGGCTCTCGCCGGCACCGGAAAGCTTCTCGCGGGTGGGCGAAAATGACGGGAGAAGCGCGGAAACCGCATCTACCGTTGAACCGGAGATCAGCAATTGACGCTCCAGCGCCTCGCTGTCGATCACGTCGACGGTCAGGGGCAAAGCACTTGCCGGGAGTTGGGTCCGGGTCGCGGTGACGACAATGGTCTCTCCATCAACGCCAACCTGCTCTCGATCGGCCTCGTCCCCGGAGGTCGATTGGGCAACGGCGGGTGACACAGCGACAAGCGCGAATGCGCTGGCGAAATAGCGAAACATGACGGCTCCTTCTGGATTCGAAGGCGTCCCAATTAATGCTATTGCGACTAATTCGCAATAGCATTAATTGGGTTCGGTCTTCGTTGCGCGAGCAATCGGTTCGTAAGGGAGCACATTCCCTTCCCGCCCCCACTCAAACCCGCTAGGTCTCGACAACGATGTCCACCTACCTCCCCACCATCAAGCAGTTGCAGTATCTCGTCGCGCTGCACGAGCATGGGCATTTCGGGCGAGCGGCGGAGGCTTCGTTCGTGTCGCAGTCGACGCTTTCGGCGGGGATCCGCGAGCTGGAATCGCTGCTCGGCGTGACGCTGGTCGAGCGGTCCCGCCGGGTGGTGCGGTTTACGCCGCTGGGCAACCAAGTGGTGGAGAAGGCCCACCGGCTGCTGCGCGAGGCGGAGGAACTGTCGGATCTAGTCCAGGCCGCAGGCAAACCGCTCTCCGGGACGCTGCGCATGAGCGTCATCCCGACCATCGCGCCGTTCCTGCTGCCGCGCATCCTGCCGCGGCTGCGCAGGGAACGGCCCGAGCTCAAGCTGTTCCTGCGTGAGGAAACCAGCCATGATGCGGTCGAATCGCTCCATCACGGCCGGGTCGATTGCGTGCTGCTCGCCCTGCCCTTCGCCACGGGGGAGGTGGAGATGGAGCATATTGCCGACGACGAGTTGCTGGTCGCCTTCCCCAAGGACGATCCGCGCGATCCCCCGGCGATCATCAAGCCCAACATGATCGATGAAGGCCGCCTGCTGCTCCTGGAGGATGGGCATTGCCTCAAGGAACACGCCCTCGCCGCCTGCAACCGTCCCGAACTGCGCGGTAGCGCGACGATGATCGGAACCTCGCTGCATACGCTGGTGCAGATGGTCGATAATGGTCTTGGCCTCACCATGCTGCCACAGATGGCGCTCGATGCGGGGATCCTTAACGGCACTCATGTCGTCGCGCGTCCGCTCAAGTCGGCTGCCGCGACTCGCGAGATCGCGCTGATCTGGCGCAAGAACTCTCCACGGGCAGACGAGTTCAAGCTGCTCGCTGCGGAGCTACGCGCAGGGTAACGGGCCGATACTTGCTCGATTGGGAGCGTTCACGAAATTTTTGTGAATTTGCAACATAGGGGTAGCCCCTAGTGTCACAACAACGAGAAGTCACTGGCCATGCGTTCTTTCAACCGGTTCTCGACCGACGAAGAAATCGACATCAGGATCGACGGCGAGCGTGATGTCGCAACTCTCTACAACCTGTCTTGCGGCGGCTGCATGATCGAACTGCGCAATCCTGCCGCGCGCGAAGGCACGCCGGTTGAGGTCAATTTGCGCGACATGGTTACGGCGCAGGGCCGCGTCGTGTGGCAAATCGATGGCAAATGCGGAATCAGGTTCGGCACGCCGGTGCACCATAAATTCGTGCAGATGCTGGGCTACACCTCGGCCACGGAAGGCTTCGACGCGGAGGATCCGCGCGACCGTTTCGGACTGCCGCTGTTGGGGTAATCTGCGTCAGCGTCAGTCCATGTGCTTGAGGCCGACGCGCAGGTAATCCCAGCCGGTGATGACTGTCAGGACGGCCGCGCCCCACAGGCTCGCCAGCCCGACGAGGTGGATCCACTGGTCCGCCAGCGTGCCGCAATCGGCTGCGACCGAGTGACACGGCACCCCGTGCACCGCCCCTCCTAGGATCAGCGCGCCCAGGCTAAGCAACTGGAAGGTCGTCTTCCACTTGGCGAGCTTCGACACAGGCACCGAAACCTTCAGCGGACCGAGGAATTCGCGCAGGCCCGAGACCGCTATCTCGCGGATCAGAATGATCAGCCCGGCAATCACATGAAGGTCGCCAACATAGGGCCCGCGCAGGAAGCCTTGCGCGGTCAGCACCAGGATGACCGAAGCGACCATGATCTTGTCCGCAATCGGATCGAGGAACTGGCCCAGCTTGGACACGGTCCCCTGCGCCCGAGCCAGATACCCGTCGAGATAGTCGGTGATCCCGATCAAGCTGTAGAGCACGAAGCCGATCGCGTAACCCAGCCGCCAGTCCGGCCACCACAGGAAGAACGCAAGCAGCGGCACCGCCAAGATACGCGACAGGGTGAGGATGTTAGGCAAGGTCAGCATCGCCCGCATCCCTAGCGCACGCGGCTTCGCGGAAAAAGCGCCAGCAAGTGACTATCCCTCGCCAAATTGTCGCTCTAGAGAAAGGCGAGCTGCGGCTTGCCCGCGCCGCCCAGGGGAATCCATGACATCGCTCGACCTGTTGCGCAGCCGCAAGTTCCTGCCGCTGTTCGTCACGCAACTGCTCAATGCTTTCAACGACAACCTCTACAAGAACGCGATGGTGCTGTTTGTTGTCTACAGCATCTACAATTCGGAAGCGGCCGAGGGCGCGTTTAGCGGGATCGCTTCGGGCGTGTTCATCCTGCCCTTCTTCATCCTTTCCGCGCTCGCCGGGCAACTGGCCGACATGCGCGACAAGGCCAAGATCATACGCATCATAAAGTTCTGCGAAATCCTGATCATGGTTGTCGGCTCAGCCGGGCTGGTCATGGCGTGGGAAGGCATCGCAGTGCACAGCTTCGCCATTCCGCTCTTGCTGGTGGCGCTGTTCGCCATGGGAGTCCATTCGACCTTCTTCGGCCCGATCAAATACGCCATCCTGCCCCAACATTTGCCGCGCGAATCCGTATTGGCGGGGACCGGTTGGGTCGAAGCCGGGACTTATATCGCCATCCTCGCCGGGACGATCATCGCCGGGTGGATCTCGGTCGAAGCGGCAGCGGTTGGGATCGTCCTCACGGCAATCATCGGTTGGCTCACCAGCCTGACCGTTCCTCCCGCCCCTCCGCAAGGAGAGGTCGAGCCGCTCGACTGGCACATACTGCGCGCCTCGGTGAAGTTAGTGCGAGAGACCATGAAAATTCGCCAGGTCTGGCTTGCCATCCTGTCGATCAGCTTCTTCTGGTCGATCGGCACAGTGCTGTTTGTTCAGTTCTTCCCGCTGGCCAAGAACGTCATCGTCGCCAGCAAGGAGGTCGCCAGCCTCTTCCTGGTTGTGTTCTCGGTCGGGGTCGCGATCGGTTCAGTGGTTGTCAACCGGCTGCTCAAGGGGGTTGTCTCGGCCCGCTATTCGCCGGCCTCCGTGATCGTGATGGGACTGTTCGTTGTCATCTTCTATGTGCTTTGCAAGATCTGGCAGACGGACGCTCCAACCGATCTGCTCACCGTCCGCGAGTTCATCGCTTGGCCGATGGCCAATGTGCTGCTGCTGTGCCTGCTGGGAATCGCCATCTCCGGGGGCATGTTCGTGGTACCGCTTTATGCCTTCCTCACGACGCGAGTGGCACCCGACAAGACGTCGCGCACTATCGCCGCAAACAACATCGTCAATTCGGGCGCAATGGTGCTGGGATCATTGATCGTGATGGGGATGAGCGTGGCAGGTGTGCCGGTGACCGAGCAACTGCTCTTCACCGGCAGCATGTGCCTGGTCTCGGCATGGCTCGGCGGCTTGTTGCACAAGGCCGAATTGAGTGACCCGGCCTGATCAGAGCAAGAAGACGAGCGCCGCCGCAAGGCTCGCGAAGTATGCGCTGGCAAAGCCGCGGATGTCTTCGCGCGTCACGACCCATGCCGCGCGCAGCGGCTTGTCCGGAGCTTCGCTGCGGACATGCGGCGGCAGCGAGACAAGGAAGGGATGGCGAGCGCCCTCATCGGTGAGGACGAGCGACCGGCGACGCGACTTGGCAATTGTTATTGTGCTCATGGTGGGATGTTAACGAATTGGTAACCAATTCGCTCCCCTGTATTTCAATGTGTAACATCGCGGGACGTTAAGGCTGTCCGTTCATCACGAGGGGGGTGGAAAACTCACCCCGTTGTCGGGCCTTGGCAGGGGCGCTAGAGGCGCACATATGAGCCAATCGCGAACCCCAGATGCCGCCCGCCTGCTGGTCGAATGTCTTGTCGAACAAGGCTGTGACCGCATCTTCACCGTACCGGGCGAAAGCTTCCTGCAAGTGCTGGATGGCCTGCACGGGCAGGCCGATATCGATGTCATCACTTGCCGCCAGGAAGGCGGGGTAAGCTTCATGGCCTGCGCAGACGGGGCAATGACCGGACGGCCCGGCGTGGGCTTCGTCACCCGCGGACCAGGCGCAACGAACGCCACCATCGGCGTTCACGTCGCTTTGCAGGATTCGCAGCCGATGGTCCTGTTCGTCGGCGACGTGGCGCGCGACATGAAGGACCGCGAGGGGTTCCAGGAGGTCGATTTCCCGGCCTTCTTCGGCCCCATCGCCAAATGGGCAGCCAAGATCGACAATGCCGAACGGATCCCGGAATACGTCGCTAGGGCGTGGTCGGTGGCAATGTCAGGGCGACCCGGCCCGGTGGTCCTGGCGTTACCGGAAGACATGCTATCGGACGCAACCGAGGCCAAGCCGCGCCCCCAGGTCGTGCGCCCGGCCCAGCCGCCCTGTCCCGACGCGATGCAGGCCATGCTGGCAATGATCGGCGATGCGGCGTCGCCTGTAGCCATCATCGGCGGAGCGGGATGGAATGCCAAGGCTCGCGATCACTTCCAGAGCTTCGCCGAGCGGATCGGGCTGCCGGTCGCGACGGCTTTCCGCCGTCAGGATGCCATTTCACCGCGCTCGCCGGTCTATGCCGGGAACCTCGGCTACGGGCCCAATCCGAAGCTGGTCGAACGGATCAAGCAAGCCGACCTGATTCTAGCAGTCGGTGCACGGCTGGGTGAAGCGACCACCGATGGCTACACCATCGTCACCCCTGACCATCCCGAACAGCAACTGATCCATATCCACCCCGATCCGAACGAACTCGGCCGGGTGTATCGGACCGACCTCGCGATCTGCGCCGACATGGCCGAATTTTCGGAGGCGGCCGACCTGTGGGAAGACAGTGCGGTAATCCCCTTCGATGCCGGGGCAGAGGCGCATGCCGAATGGCTCGCATGGTCGAAGGCCAAGCCGGCGGACTGGCCGCTCGATCTCGCCAGTTGCGTCGCCTTCATGCGCGAGACCCTGCCGCCCGATACGATGATCTGCAACGGCGCGGGCAATTTCGGCGGCTGGTGGCATCGCTATTGGCAATATGACGGCTATCCGACGCAGCTCGCTCCGACCTGCGGCGCTATGGGTTATGGCGTGCCCGCAGCCATCGCCGCCGCGCGGCGCTTCCCGGATCGCACCGTTGTCGCGGTTGCTGGCGACGGTGATTTCATGATGAACGGGCAGGAGCTGGCGACCGCCGTCCAGTTCGGCGTCGACCTGCTGGTCATCGTGGTCGACAACGGCGCCTACGGCACCATCCGCATGCACCAGGAGCGCGAGTTTCCGGCCCGCATATCGGCCACCGAGCTCAAGAATCCGGATTTTGCGGCCTTGGCCAAGGCTTATGGCGGCTGGTCAGCGCGAGCGGAGACAACCGAGCAGTTCAAGGTGGCGCTGGTCGAGGCAAAGGCCACCAAGGGGCTCCGCCTAATCCATTGTCTGATCGATGTCGAACAACTTGCCGCAAGCGGTGCGACCGTAAGCGGGTTGCGCAACCGCTAGCCTCAACGTTTTATTCTCCGGCCATCTCGAGGATGATCCTCCACTCCTCCGGCCGGATCTCGGCGACCGACAGGCGCGAAAGCTTGATCAGTTCGATGTCGGCGAGGCGCGGCTCGGCTTTGATCTGCTTGAGCGTAACAGGCTGCTTGAGCTTGCGAACGGGCTTCACTTTGACCGCGTTCCACTTCTGCTCTGGGTCGGTCGGGTCCATGATGCCCGCCACGCTGACTTCGCAGATGCCGACGATCTCCAGCCCTTCGCGCGAGTGGTAGAAGAAGCACTTGTCACCCACCTCCATCGCCGCGAGGTTGTTGCGCGCACGGTAGTTGCGGACGCCGTCCCAAGTGCCTTCCTGCTCGGCCACAAGATCGTCCCAGCTGTACTTGAATGGTTCCGATTTCATCAGCCAGTAACGCGCCATGATGGGCTTTCTCCTTGCTTCCCGGGGATTTGGCACCCCACCGCAGGCAGGGTCAAACAGGGTTTTCGCGCGGTAAACAGGCAATTTACCCAATTTTCAACCGGACTGGTCATAAGCAGCATGCACTTTCCCCCGCGACGGGGAAGCAGACAGCCGGGGGCTCATGGTCGAACTGCGTGGCAAGAAGAAAGACGGGCTGGAAAATACCCGTCGCGATGTCGTGGCTTTGGGGATCGCCATTGCTGCGATCATTATGTTCGTCGGTACCGGCAGCGCGGTGCTGCCACAGATCATCCGCCAGTGGACCACCGGGACCGCCAACGGGCCCGACATGGTGCTCAACAATGCCCTGCTGCTGAACATTGCCCTCATCATCTTCGGCTGGCGCCGCTATCGCGAACTGCGCGCCGAGATCGATACCCGCCGCGAAGCCGAAGAACGTGCCCGCCAGCTGGCAGAAATCGATCCGTTGACCGGTTGCCACAACCGCCGCAGCGCAACCCATGAGACTGACCGCGCTATCGCCCGCACCCAGCGCGAGAGCAAGGCCATTGCCTTCATCATGGTCGACCTCGACAATTTCAAGCAGGTCAATGACCTCAACGGACATCAGGCTGGCGACGAGGTGCTGGTCCGGGCGGCAGAGCGGATGAGCGCGCTGTTGCCGCGCGATGCCCTGCTGGCTCGCTTGGGCGGCGATGAATTCGCGGTGGTCTATCCCTATGAACGGAACTCGCCCGACCATGTCGAGCAGTTCGTTTCCCGCCTGATCGACAGCGTCGCGGCCCCCATGACGATCCAGGGGCAACAGATCGAAATTACCTTGTCGATCGGCGTGTCCTCCGGTCTTTCCGGCCGCCACGGCGAACGCAGCGAAGTCGATGCCCAGATGCTGATGCACCAGGCCGACATCGCGATGTACCACGCCAAGCGCCAGGGCAAGAACCGCTATTACTGGTTCGAAGAAACCATGGAAAACGAGCTGCGTTTCCGCAACCAGCTCGAAACCGGCATCCGCCTCGGCATCGGGAAGAACGAGTTCGTGCCTCATTACGAACAGCAGGTGGATATCAACACCGGCCGCCTGATGGGTTTCGAAATGCTGGCACGGTGGAATTCGCCGCGGCTGGGCATGGTCAGCCCGGAGATATTCATCCCTGTGGCCGAAGAAATCGGCGTCATCGGCGAGCTGTCGGAAAGTCTCATGCGGCAAGCTTTCAGCGACGCCAAGGAATGGCACCCGTCGCTGACCATCTCGGTCAACATCTCGCCGGTCCAGCTGCGCGATCCGTGGTTCTCGCAGAAGATCCTCAAGCTGCTGCTAGAATGCAATTTCCCGCCGCAGCGGCTCGATATCGAAATCACCGAGAGCTGCCTGCACGAGAATGTCGGCGTCGTCCGCTCGATGATCACCAGCCTCAAGAACCAGGGCGTGAAGATCAGCCTCGACGATTTCGGCACCGGCTATTCCTCGCTCGCCCAGCTGCGTTCGCTACCGTTCGACCGGATCAAGATCGACCGCAGCTTCGTAAGTGAGCTCAAGGAAGAAGACGCCAATTCCCAGATCGTCGCTGCGATCATCGCGTTGGGGGCGGGGCTCGACATGCCCATCACCGCCGAAGGAATCGAAGACAGCACCATCCTCGAAACGCTAAAGACCATGGGTGAAATGAAGGGCCAGGGCTATCACTATGGCCGCCCCGAATGCGCCGCCGACGTGCGCAAGCGGCTTGAGCGCGAAGGCCTGCTGGTCGCTCGTCCGGATACGACCGACGACGCTGCCAGGGGCAATGCGGTAGCCGAAGAGGCGCGCAAGACCGCCTAACTTCGCATCCGCGGCCCCTTTACCTTGCGGCAGCGGGTCCATAGATGCGCAGGGATGCGCGTCCCCTTCACCAAGATGCACGGCCTGGGCAATGATTTCATCATGCTCGACGCCCGAGAGAAGCCGCTTCCGCCAATGTCGGAAGGGATTGCGCGCGCGCTGGCCAATCGCACCACCGGGATCGGCTGTGACCAGCTGATCGTGCTCGAGCCGTCCGATGTCGCTGACTTCCGCATGCGCATTTTCAATGCCGACGGCGGCGAAGTGGAGGCTTGCGGCAACGCCAGTCGCGCTGTCGCGCTGCTGCACGGCAGTGCTGCGAAGGTCGAGACCTCCGGCGGATTAATCGAAGTCGAACCGACCGATGGCGGCGCGAGGGTCGATATGGGCATCCCCCGCTTCGAATGGGAGGCCATCCCTCTCGCCTATGCCATGGACACGCTGAGCATGCCGGTGGCGTGGGGCGAGCTGGAGAACCCGGCGGCGGTCAATGTCGGCAACCCGCATGTGGTGTTCTTCGTGCCCGATGCCGACGCCGTCCCGCTCGACATGATGGGTCCGGGGATCGAGACCGACCCGTTGTTCCCGGACCGAATCAACGTCAACGTCGCCAGCATTACCGGCAAGGATTCGATCAAGCTCGACGTCTGGGAACGCGGGGTCGGCCTGACCCGTGCCTGCGGTACCGGTGCCTGTGCCACTGCCATCGCCGCAATGCGCCGCCGCCTGACTGGGCGCAAGGTGGCGGTCACCCTGCCCGGCGGCACGCTGACCATCGAATGGGACGCGAATGGGCGGATCATCATGACCGGTCCTGCGACCGAAAGCTTCCGCGGCAGCTTCGACTGGGGCGACTACGCGTGAAGGCGGAAGTGATTTCGCTCGGCTGCCGACTGAACATCGCGGAAAGCGAGCAGATTCGTACGTTACTGGCGAACGAGAGCGATGTGGTGGTGGTCAACAGCTGTGCCGTCACCAGCGCGGCTGTGCGCCAGACACGGCAGGCGATTCGCCAGGCTCGCCGCGCCCGGCCCGACGCACGCCTGCTGGTCACGGGCTGTGCGGCCGAGATCGAGCGCGAGGC contains the following coding sequences:
- the pgsA gene encoding CDP-diacylglycerol--glycerol-3-phosphate 3-phosphatidyltransferase, which gives rise to MLTLPNILTLSRILAVPLLAFFLWWPDWRLGYAIGFVLYSLIGITDYLDGYLARAQGTVSKLGQFLDPIADKIMVASVILVLTAQGFLRGPYVGDLHVIAGLIILIREIAVSGLREFLGPLKVSVPVSKLAKWKTTFQLLSLGALILGGAVHGVPCHSVAADCGTLADQWIHLVGLASLWGAAVLTVITGWDYLRVGLKHMD
- a CDS encoding MFS transporter, which encodes MTSLDLLRSRKFLPLFVTQLLNAFNDNLYKNAMVLFVVYSIYNSEAAEGAFSGIASGVFILPFFILSALAGQLADMRDKAKIIRIIKFCEILIMVVGSAGLVMAWEGIAVHSFAIPLLLVALFAMGVHSTFFGPIKYAILPQHLPRESVLAGTGWVEAGTYIAILAGTIIAGWISVEAAAVGIVLTAIIGWLTSLTVPPAPPQGEVEPLDWHILRASVKLVRETMKIRQVWLAILSISFFWSIGTVLFVQFFPLAKNVIVASKEVASLFLVVFSVGVAIGSVVVNRLLKGVVSARYSPASVIVMGLFVVIFYVLCKIWQTDAPTDLLTVREFIAWPMANVLLLCLLGIAISGGMFVVPLYAFLTTRVAPDKTSRTIAANNIVNSGAMVLGSLIVMGMSVAGVPVTEQLLFTGSMCLVSAWLGGLLHKAELSDPA
- a CDS encoding hydrogen peroxide-inducible genes activator, with translation MSTYLPTIKQLQYLVALHEHGHFGRAAEASFVSQSTLSAGIRELESLLGVTLVERSRRVVRFTPLGNQVVEKAHRLLREAEELSDLVQAAGKPLSGTLRMSVIPTIAPFLLPRILPRLRRERPELKLFLREETSHDAVESLHHGRVDCVLLALPFATGEVEMEHIADDELLVAFPKDDPRDPPAIIKPNMIDEGRLLLLEDGHCLKEHALAACNRPELRGSATMIGTSLHTLVQMVDNGLGLTMLPQMALDAGILNGTHVVARPLKSAAATREIALIWRKNSPRADEFKLLAAELRAG
- a CDS encoding TonB-dependent receptor; translated protein: MFRYFASAFALVAVSPAVAQSTSGDEADREQVGVDGETIVVTATRTQLPASALPLTVDVIDSEALERQLLISGSTVDAVSALLPSFSPTREKLSGAGESLRGRSPLYAINGIPQSTPVRDGSRDGYTIDPFFIDRVEVIYGSNALQGIGATGGVVNQVTVGAPKNDGATVRTLLQTTLPDGFAGEGIGAKAGALLGYRSGPFDASFGATVERRGAFFDGTGSRIGVDGTQGEIQDSDSWSVFARLGYELPGGARLELVANRFELEGNANYILVPGNRATGVPASSIRGETPGAPPSNTAELVSASLIDEDLGGGTFVLQGFYSRTDDVFGGGVFGVFQDPAIDPSGRLFDQSANQSRKLGGKVSYERALPGFEDLVLTVGFDALFDRTEQSLVQTGRVWVPRSNFRSLAPFLQGNLALADGLVRIAGGLRYENVELNVGDFTTLASYGPVSVAGGSPSFEDVLSNGGIIVEPLDGLRAYASYAEGFTIADVGRILRGITQAGVDVDDFLSLEPVISNNRELGLEWDRGTLSASASYFWSSSDFGSLLVLRNGVFEVERQPIEIEGVEASIDWQTPIPGLALSGGFAALTGRTDGDADGLIDEDLDGANISPDRVNLAAEYSSGRFSARAQARFYLEREFNDASTATDFEGYTLLDAFLSYRTQFGEIALAAQNLTDEFYITYDSDTVRVTDASRFFAGRGRTFTIGWRGEF
- the dapF gene encoding diaminopimelate epimerase, translating into MRVPFTKMHGLGNDFIMLDAREKPLPPMSEGIARALANRTTGIGCDQLIVLEPSDVADFRMRIFNADGGEVEACGNASRAVALLHGSAAKVETSGGLIEVEPTDGGARVDMGIPRFEWEAIPLAYAMDTLSMPVAWGELENPAAVNVGNPHVVFFVPDADAVPLDMMGPGIETDPLFPDRINVNVASITGKDSIKLDVWERGVGLTRACGTGACATAIAAMRRRLTGRKVAVTLPGGTLTIEWDANGRIIMTGPATESFRGSFDWGDYA
- a CDS encoding EVE domain-containing protein; its protein translation is MARYWLMKSEPFKYSWDDLVAEQEGTWDGVRNYRARNNLAAMEVGDKCFFYHSREGLEIVGICEVSVAGIMDPTDPEQKWNAVKVKPVRKLKQPVTLKQIKAEPRLADIELIKLSRLSVAEIRPEEWRIILEMAGE
- a CDS encoding PilZ domain-containing protein — encoded protein: MRSFNRFSTDEEIDIRIDGERDVATLYNLSCGGCMIELRNPAAREGTPVEVNLRDMVTAQGRVVWQIDGKCGIRFGTPVHHKFVQMLGYTSATEGFDAEDPRDRFGLPLLG
- a CDS encoding thiamine pyrophosphate-binding protein, whose amino-acid sequence is MSQSRTPDAARLLVECLVEQGCDRIFTVPGESFLQVLDGLHGQADIDVITCRQEGGVSFMACADGAMTGRPGVGFVTRGPGATNATIGVHVALQDSQPMVLFVGDVARDMKDREGFQEVDFPAFFGPIAKWAAKIDNAERIPEYVARAWSVAMSGRPGPVVLALPEDMLSDATEAKPRPQVVRPAQPPCPDAMQAMLAMIGDAASPVAIIGGAGWNAKARDHFQSFAERIGLPVATAFRRQDAISPRSPVYAGNLGYGPNPKLVERIKQADLILAVGARLGEATTDGYTIVTPDHPEQQLIHIHPDPNELGRVYRTDLAICADMAEFSEAADLWEDSAVIPFDAGAEAHAEWLAWSKAKPADWPLDLASCVAFMRETLPPDTMICNGAGNFGGWWHRYWQYDGYPTQLAPTCGAMGYGVPAAIAAARRFPDRTVVAVAGDGDFMMNGQELATAVQFGVDLLVIVVDNGAYGTIRMHQEREFPARISATELKNPDFAALAKAYGGWSARAETTEQFKVALVEAKATKGLRLIHCLIDVEQLAASGATVSGLRNR
- a CDS encoding bifunctional diguanylate cyclase/phosphodiesterase — translated: MVELRGKKKDGLENTRRDVVALGIAIAAIIMFVGTGSAVLPQIIRQWTTGTANGPDMVLNNALLLNIALIIFGWRRYRELRAEIDTRREAEERARQLAEIDPLTGCHNRRSATHETDRAIARTQRESKAIAFIMVDLDNFKQVNDLNGHQAGDEVLVRAAERMSALLPRDALLARLGGDEFAVVYPYERNSPDHVEQFVSRLIDSVAAPMTIQGQQIEITLSIGVSSGLSGRHGERSEVDAQMLMHQADIAMYHAKRQGKNRYYWFEETMENELRFRNQLETGIRLGIGKNEFVPHYEQQVDINTGRLMGFEMLARWNSPRLGMVSPEIFIPVAEEIGVIGELSESLMRQAFSDAKEWHPSLTISVNISPVQLRDPWFSQKILKLLLECNFPPQRLDIEITESCLHENVGVVRSMITSLKNQGVKISLDDFGTGYSSLAQLRSLPFDRIKIDRSFVSELKEEDANSQIVAAIIALGAGLDMPITAEGIEDSTILETLKTMGEMKGQGYHYGRPECAADVRKRLEREGLLVARPDTTDDAARGNAVAEEARKTA